In Methanobacterium petrolearium, a single genomic region encodes these proteins:
- a CDS encoding SPL family radical SAM protein has translation MRELVRKIKVKSVLNKQKYVDDWFLSGYSINPYSGCSFNCVYCYTRGSKYGEHQVPGLAVKINASEVLLKQLKNRARKKEYGFIAFGSATDPYLPVEKDLKITRELLMIILRFHFPVHLLTRSPLVLRDLDILKKIGEKAIIPRELEGKTDTGVVISFSFSTTDEDLARIFEPGAPSPHERLETMKKCKEEGFRVGAICMPLLPFLSDSEERLDEMIRKTKEYGADFIMASGLTLFGEGPQDCKTRYYKVLAEHFPELVTKTRAIFGSSFAPSRKYQQELHQRVVRISRKHQIRNKVY, from the coding sequence GTGAGAGAACTGGTAAGAAAAATAAAGGTCAAGTCAGTTTTAAACAAGCAGAAGTATGTTGATGATTGGTTTTTGTCAGGTTACTCAATCAATCCCTACTCTGGATGTTCTTTTAACTGTGTTTACTGTTACACTCGGGGAAGTAAGTATGGTGAGCATCAGGTTCCCGGTCTGGCAGTTAAAATAAATGCATCAGAGGTGCTGTTGAAGCAGCTAAAAAACAGGGCTCGTAAGAAGGAATATGGTTTCATAGCTTTTGGATCAGCTACTGATCCATATTTACCCGTGGAAAAGGATTTGAAAATAACCAGGGAACTTTTGATGATCATTTTAAGGTTTCACTTCCCAGTTCACCTGCTTACACGTTCACCACTGGTACTGAGGGATCTGGATATACTTAAAAAAATTGGTGAAAAAGCTATTATACCACGGGAACTTGAAGGAAAAACAGATACAGGGGTGGTAATCTCATTTTCTTTCTCTACTACTGATGAAGATCTTGCCAGAATATTTGAACCAGGTGCTCCTTCTCCACATGAGCGATTGGAAACCATGAAAAAATGTAAAGAAGAAGGTTTTAGAGTGGGAGCAATATGCATGCCTCTTTTACCTTTCCTTTCAGATTCTGAAGAACGTTTAGATGAGATGATCAGGAAAACAAAGGAATATGGTGCTGATTTTATCATGGCCAGTGGCCTGACACTTTTTGGTGAAGGACCCCAGGACTGCAAAACTCGTTACTATAAAGTTTTAGCAGAACATTTCCCAGAACTTGTAACGAAGACAAGGGCTATTTTTGGTAGTTCATTTGCCCCTTCACGTAAATATCAACAGGAACTTCATCAGAGGGTAGTTCGAATAAGCAGAAAGCATCAAATAAGGAATAAAGTCTATTAA
- a CDS encoding PocR ligand-binding domain-containing protein, which translates to MARILVDISNDETIELIPILQSIGHEVFCIESNDKTSKNAKNDLFLKNIEFDNPGITLGEITSKNFKSDIPIIPVINLTESPDYPTLKDVLKSAPYGYILKHYDKPHNINELKFTINMALYKRKTENEEDNENLEDDFTNKKTKKALRESEEKFRTFIQQSLDGIILLDEQGHIIEWNKGNELITGIKRDDVIGKAYWQVKYDLAPSERHTPQRLERIKKLQFEALKTGKAPFLGKIHKTEIMTPDGKLRYVEQLAFPIRTNKGYRIGYVTRDVTQRKQIEEALEKRIVALSRPLDNGEEIGFHELFNLKEIQEIQDLFAEATGVASIITQPDGTPITQPSKFHRLCKDIIRKTEIGRANCFKSDAIIGKHHPEGPIIRPCLSSGLWDAGASITVGGKHIANWLIGQVRNEAQNEDEMRDYAREIGVDEEEYIEAFREVPVMSKSHLEHIARSLFAFANQLSAMAYQNVQQARFITERENAEQNLEKSIHEKEIINQVVMQLVKETNTNNIYSIIGRSVKKLLPDSYVIISKLEHDGNNIHIIESFGLEKYLEKLESILKIDLYKMKFPLDEMNEEDLKINRTGTLTEAKNGIYNLTNQKIPLPICKTLEKLLHIGKVYTVGFSGDGENFGALTIVLINDSHLEHKKTIETIAYQASIALQRSIVEKTIKESLKEKKVLLREIHHRVKNNMQIISSLLNLQSQHVDEPETQDVLKESQGRVRSMAMIHETLYQSPSLTRIDFKDYIEKLTSYLFYTYGVQEGTIENILEVKGVKMNIDTAIPCGLIINELVTNSLKYAFPESERNIKKMIKIELNQINDHFKLHVLDNGVGLPSHIQPENTETLGLRLVNNLVKQIEGTLKIDKTPGTKYTILFKELTYKERI; encoded by the coding sequence TTGGCCAGAATTTTAGTAGATATTAGCAATGATGAGACCATTGAATTGATACCTATCCTTCAATCTATAGGTCATGAAGTATTCTGCATAGAATCAAATGATAAAACATCTAAAAATGCAAAAAATGATCTTTTTTTAAAAAATATTGAATTTGACAATCCGGGCATTACACTGGGTGAAATTACTTCTAAAAATTTTAAGTCAGATATTCCCATTATTCCAGTAATCAATTTAACTGAAAGTCCTGATTATCCTACTTTAAAAGATGTTTTAAAAAGTGCACCTTATGGTTATATCCTTAAACATTATGATAAGCCCCATAATATTAATGAATTAAAATTTACCATTAACATGGCACTTTACAAACGGAAAACTGAAAATGAAGAGGATAATGAAAATTTAGAGGATGATTTTACAAACAAAAAGACTAAAAAAGCACTCCGAGAGAGTGAAGAAAAATTTCGCACTTTCATCCAGCAATCATTAGATGGCATCATCCTGTTAGATGAACAGGGACATATAATTGAATGGAATAAAGGGAATGAACTGATTACTGGTATTAAAAGAGATGATGTGATTGGTAAAGCATATTGGCAGGTTAAATATGATCTGGCACCATCAGAACGCCACACCCCTCAACGCTTAGAACGTATCAAAAAACTCCAGTTTGAAGCTTTGAAAACCGGGAAAGCCCCATTTCTAGGTAAAATCCACAAAACTGAAATTATGACACCAGATGGAAAACTTAGATACGTAGAACAACTGGCATTTCCCATAAGAACCAACAAAGGATACAGGATAGGCTATGTTACCCGTGACGTTACCCAACGTAAACAAATAGAAGAAGCATTGGAAAAAAGGATTGTTGCTCTCAGCAGACCCCTGGATAATGGGGAAGAAATAGGTTTCCATGAACTTTTTAATCTAAAAGAAATCCAGGAGATACAGGATCTCTTTGCAGAAGCTACAGGTGTGGCTTCCATCATCACCCAACCCGATGGCACACCAATCACCCAACCAAGTAAATTTCATCGTTTATGCAAGGATATCATAAGAAAAACAGAGATAGGTCGTGCCAACTGCTTTAAATCCGACGCCATCATCGGTAAACACCATCCAGAAGGACCCATAATCAGACCATGCCTTAGCAGTGGATTATGGGATGCCGGTGCCAGTATCACTGTTGGAGGTAAACATATCGCCAATTGGTTGATCGGCCAAGTCCGTAATGAAGCACAAAACGAGGATGAGATGAGAGATTATGCCCGTGAAATAGGGGTAGATGAAGAAGAATACATTGAAGCATTCCGTGAAGTTCCAGTTATGTCCAAATCCCATCTTGAACATATTGCTCGCTCCCTTTTTGCTTTTGCCAACCAATTATCCGCCATGGCCTATCAAAATGTTCAGCAAGCCCGTTTCATCACTGAAAGGGAAAATGCTGAGCAAAATCTTGAAAAATCCATTCATGAGAAAGAAATAATCAATCAAGTGGTAATGCAACTCGTAAAAGAGACTAACACCAACAATATCTATTCAATTATTGGAAGATCTGTGAAAAAACTTCTACCTGATTCTTATGTAATTATCAGCAAATTAGAACATGATGGGAATAATATTCATATAATAGAATCTTTTGGCCTGGAAAAATACCTGGAAAAATTAGAAAGTATTCTAAAAATAGATCTATACAAAATGAAGTTCCCCCTGGATGAGATGAATGAAGAAGATCTCAAGATAAACCGGACAGGTACATTAACCGAAGCAAAAAATGGTATTTATAATTTAACGAACCAAAAAATCCCACTACCCATTTGTAAGACCCTGGAAAAACTATTACATATTGGAAAAGTTTATACTGTTGGTTTTTCAGGGGATGGTGAAAATTTCGGGGCTTTAACAATCGTACTTATTAATGACAGCCACTTGGAACATAAAAAAACCATAGAAACAATTGCATATCAGGCATCCATAGCATTACAACGTTCAATCGTGGAAAAAACAATCAAAGAATCATTGAAGGAAAAAAAAGTTCTTTTAAGAGAGATTCACCACCGGGTTAAAAATAACATGCAGATAATTTCCAGCCTTCTGAACTTGCAAAGTCAGCATGTGGATGAACCAGAAACACAGGATGTTTTAAAAGAAAGTCAAGGACGGGTGCGATCCATGGCCATGATACATGAAACCCTCTACCAATCACCCAGTCTTACCCGGATCGATTTTAAAGATTACATTGAAAAACTCACATCCTATCTATTTTACACTTACGGTGTGCAGGAGGGTACAATTGAAAATATTCTTGAAGTTAAGGGTGTGAAAATGAATATTGACACTGCCATACCCTGTGGTCTTATCATTAACGAACTGGTAACCAACAGTTTGAAATATGCATTCCCAGAATCTGAAAGGAATATCAAAAAAATGATCAAAATAGAGCTTAACCAGATAAACGATCATTTTAAACTGCATGTATTGGATAATGGAGTGGGGTTACCCTCACATATCCAGCCAGAAAATACAGAAACTCTTGGCCTGCGATTGGTGAATAATTTAGTAAAACAGATTGAAGGTACTCTTAAAATAGATAAAACTCCTGGAACAAAATATACCATACTTTTTAAGGAATTAACTTATAAAGAGAGAATATGA
- a CDS encoding MarR family winged helix-turn-helix transcriptional regulator, which produces MGLQKGKKNELSMISISILYTSHIRKIRMRDISEIYDISKSTASGYVDNLEKKGYVQRKKGEHDKRNIYVEPTEKGKRWIKEHEKKLSDYIEEHMSNLTSKEQEKFIELLSKFTNFKES; this is translated from the coding sequence ATGGGATTACAGAAAGGTAAAAAGAATGAACTTTCCATGATTTCAATTTCAATACTTTATACATCGCATATTAGAAAAATAAGAATGAGAGACATATCTGAAATTTATGATATTTCTAAAAGTACTGCTTCAGGATATGTGGATAACCTTGAAAAAAAAGGATATGTCCAGCGTAAAAAAGGTGAACATGATAAACGTAATATTTACGTTGAACCTACTGAAAAAGGAAAAAGATGGATAAAGGAACATGAAAAGAAATTATCAGATTATATCGAAGAACATATGTCTAATTTAACATCTAAAGAACAGGAGAAGTTTATTGAGCTTTTATCTAAATTTACAAATTTTAAAGAATCATAA
- a CDS encoding transposase, with amino-acid sequence MKIYTKSTYREIIDFIDVSDVIKKYLRIKKVPHFTTIQKFFKRLPSKQIREINQLILTLNDIKADIIALDGSGFTNDYADKYYAKIRQKERKSYIKNHLTIDVKTRLILYYQTSRGPKYDTQFAKPALRQIKKYKPDYIVADKAYDTEPIRKCINEELKAFDQISLKNRAKKGQYRLKSPTIFRNKIYTKRNNYRKHIFNNKKKIQWHKP; translated from the coding sequence ATGAAAATTTACACAAAATCAACATATCGTGAAATAATTGATTTTATTGATGTATCAGACGTAATTAAGAAATATTTGAGAATAAAAAAGGTTCCACACTTTACAACTATCCAAAAATTTTTTAAAAGACTACCTTCAAAACAAATTAGAGAAATTAACCAATTAATATTAACATTAAACGATATTAAAGCAGATATAATAGCATTAGACGGTTCTGGTTTTACGAATGATTATGCAGACAAATATTATGCAAAAATACGGCAAAAAGAAAGAAAAAGCTACATAAAAAACCATTTAACAATAGACGTAAAAACACGCCTTATTTTATATTATCAAACATCACGTGGACCAAAATACGACACACAATTTGCAAAACCTGCATTAAGACAAATCAAAAAGTATAAACCAGATTACATAGTAGCAGACAAAGCATATGACACAGAACCAATAAGAAAATGCATAAATGAAGAACTCAAAGCATTTGACCAAATATCCCTCAAAAACAGAGCAAAAAAAGGACAATACAGACTAAAAAGTCCAACAATATTTCGAAACAAAATATACACCAAAAGAAACAATTATAGAAAGCATATTTTCAACAATAAAAAGAAGATTCAGTGGCACAAACCATAG
- a CDS encoding DUF5518 domain-containing protein gives MFFYLDYGDGNEMINWKYCIMGVALVVVLGMIFKMMFEYGVFIGIFIPGVIVGYLVNNGYKNGAKNGIITGLMGGFILGILIFITIDFNLPPFPAVVYYILVYALLEAATSAILAALGGIFGSLIMEKI, from the coding sequence ATGTTTTTTTATTTAGATTATGGAGATGGAAATGAGATGATAAATTGGAAATATTGTATTATGGGGGTAGCTTTGGTTGTGGTACTTGGAATGATTTTTAAAATGATGTTTGAGTATGGTGTTTTTATAGGTATTTTTATTCCAGGGGTAATTGTGGGATATCTTGTAAATAACGGATATAAAAATGGAGCTAAAAATGGAATTATCACAGGATTGATGGGTGGATTTATACTGGGAATTTTAATCTTTATTACAATTGATTTTAATCTACCACCATTTCCTGCTGTAGTATATTACATTTTGGTGTATGCACTACTCGAGGCGGCTACTTCAGCAATTTTAGCTGCTTTAGGTGGAATCTTTGGGTCCCTAATAATGGAGAAAATATAA
- a CDS encoding archaeosine biosynthesis radical SAM protein RaSEA: MNNQQPLENLLPEIRKKALKKLDARPPSQLAASWSGEDLLYSGPGKTIFIVLPTPGCAWALSGSGGCSMCSYIADSPLQEVSTEELVEIFKNEFERQIKKQAIDGPTAIKIFVSGSFLNREEVSEEAQKEIFKILTEYSDIEEVIVESRPEYVNEEVLKSCCSLIPDKIFEVAMGLESADDNIRLNRINKGFTRKDFEKAVATIKKMKSDFKIQSKAYLLVKPVLTSEREAIDDAVKSAEYAEEVGVGRISFCPSTIHKGTLMEILWRRGSYQPPWIWTTLEIIHRVRSSVKIPVIMDTAGFGTRRGPYNCKKCNSKLKDAIIASNINQTIPPETECECKARWEADVNFSDVTRSATNLLKNH, from the coding sequence ATGAACAATCAGCAACCCCTTGAAAACCTGCTACCAGAAATCAGAAAAAAAGCCCTTAAAAAGTTAGATGCAAGACCTCCCAGCCAACTGGCTGCCAGTTGGTCTGGAGAAGACCTGTTGTACTCTGGACCTGGAAAAACTATTTTCATTGTCCTGCCCACTCCAGGATGTGCCTGGGCACTTTCCGGTTCAGGGGGTTGCAGTATGTGCAGTTACATTGCTGACTCCCCACTTCAAGAAGTTTCAACAGAAGAACTGGTGGAGATCTTCAAAAACGAGTTTGAAAGACAGATTAAAAAACAAGCCATTGATGGACCAACTGCCATTAAGATCTTTGTTTCCGGTAGTTTCCTTAACAGAGAAGAAGTATCTGAAGAGGCTCAGAAAGAAATTTTCAAGATCCTTACTGAATATTCCGATATTGAAGAAGTTATAGTTGAATCCCGACCAGAATACGTTAATGAAGAAGTTTTAAAGAGTTGTTGTTCATTGATTCCCGATAAAATATTTGAAGTAGCCATGGGACTGGAAAGTGCAGATGATAACATCCGCCTTAACAGAATAAATAAAGGATTCACACGAAAAGACTTCGAAAAAGCTGTGGCCACCATTAAAAAAATGAAATCTGATTTTAAAATCCAGTCGAAGGCGTATTTACTGGTGAAACCTGTTTTAACCTCAGAAAGGGAGGCAATTGACGATGCAGTTAAATCGGCAGAATATGCGGAGGAAGTTGGAGTTGGCAGGATTTCTTTCTGCCCATCTACCATCCATAAAGGGACTTTAATGGAGATTTTATGGAGACGGGGTTCTTATCAGCCCCCCTGGATCTGGACTACTCTGGAAATAATTCATAGGGTGAGGAGTTCAGTTAAAATTCCGGTGATAATGGATACTGCTGGTTTTGGAACACGCAGAGGACCCTACAATTGTAAAAAATGTAATTCAAAATTGAAAGATGCTATTATTGCCTCCAATATCAACCAGACTATCCCTCCAGAAACAGAATGTGAATGTAAAGCAAGATGGGAAGCGGATGTTAACTTTTCGGATGTGACAAGATCCGCCACTAATCTCTTAAAAAACCATTAA
- a CDS encoding tetratricopeptide repeat protein, whose translation MKNDASTGQLIVGSFCIIFALFFYHLMHDSFLILLGIIGIILIITGLNENKGYRNRIIPLIILFVFCGILIYLVFIFPFSRPEKQITIILIFVLPIVLFGVPFYTSWGKISNFKKGVKMVESGKYKEASDYFNEILKKDHDNPLAWAGKAVALQKLGKSEEAFYSIKNALDLKYKTEIKIFSLSKLLINAMVYNTAGLVYAEDGNYQKALDYFDKALELKPELYAAWNGKGVALSNLGKDEEALKCYNKNLKYNPKSAVTLNNKGDVLKKLGKYSEAIEYVDKGLKVDPKLPMLWLTKGEIFMCLNKNEEALKYIDKALELDPDFEAAKKVKEEILSLKVK comes from the coding sequence ATGAAGAATGATGCGAGTACAGGACAATTAATTGTTGGTTCTTTCTGTATAATTTTCGCTTTATTTTTTTATCATCTGATGCACGATTCGTTTCTTATTCTTTTAGGCATAATTGGCATCATACTAATAATAACAGGCTTAAATGAGAATAAAGGATATAGAAATAGAATAATTCCCCTGATTATATTGTTCGTATTCTGTGGGATACTAATATATCTGGTTTTCATTTTTCCATTTTCCAGACCTGAAAAACAAATTACCATAATTTTGATATTTGTACTACCTATTGTCCTATTTGGAGTGCCTTTTTATACGAGCTGGGGAAAAATTTCTAATTTTAAAAAAGGCGTTAAAATGGTTGAGAGTGGCAAATACAAAGAAGCATCCGATTATTTTAACGAAATTTTGAAAAAAGACCATGACAACCCTCTCGCCTGGGCCGGCAAAGCAGTTGCCCTTCAAAAGCTTGGTAAATCTGAAGAAGCGTTTTACTCTATAAAAAATGCTTTAGATTTGAAATATAAGACTGAAATTAAAATATTTAGTTTATCAAAACTGTTAATCAACGCTATGGTATATAATACAGCTGGTTTAGTTTACGCTGAAGATGGAAACTACCAAAAAGCATTGGATTATTTCGATAAAGCACTAGAATTAAAACCAGAATTATATGCTGCTTGGAATGGGAAGGGGGTTGCTTTGAGTAATTTAGGCAAAGATGAAGAAGCACTGAAATGTTACAATAAAAACCTTAAATATAACCCTAAATCAGCTGTTACATTGAACAATAAAGGTGATGTACTCAAAAAGCTGGGAAAATATTCAGAAGCAATTGAATACGTTGATAAGGGTTTAAAAGTCGATCCTAAACTTCCGATGCTCTGGCTTACTAAAGGAGAAATATTTATGTGCTTAAATAAGAATGAAGAAGCTTTAAAATATATCGATAAAGCTTTGGAATTGGATCCTGATTTTGAAGCTGCTAAAAAGGTTAAAGAAGAAATTTTATCTTTAAAGGTAAAATAA
- a CDS encoding cytidyltransferase yields MNFLIGISADFDPVHLGHVDLIQKAREVADAKGTEVVIYLNKGYSANHAPFFASFEARSRMALEAGANRIVPIEGLHHRLTMAYTVPIRIAMMIQDGVTDYVDAAEVNPKKIKRYASGFIKKGIFSGIPRSLPNRNVIRWYAVNEFLYQRFGKKMKFHFIQEGKVDGEKISGRLIRREILENNLQIPGSVNKVLPESTVRILEEEIEKGEIPGTRNLDVLLKRLNTSSRHQLLNTAHLNAAAVEHIIQGRWYQAENQVWASLRQAGYGPVLSRLALSCVEEDVTRKEIYELIKNYEKQGIIPPDQTMERVIERDWYVASMVEKGLTSSEAHEKFQEGSRTRDEPLYSFDAGLHLRSFELSSLNEGMEAHLYVDKRGVLACELKPPGRKVKSPLKLPGKMATYLRLLVDSQIIPLQGELVKRKRGFRIRLKVG; encoded by the coding sequence GTGAATTTTCTGATAGGAATAAGCGCTGATTTTGACCCTGTCCACTTAGGACACGTGGATCTCATACAAAAGGCCCGTGAAGTTGCCGATGCCAAAGGAACAGAAGTGGTTATATACCTTAACAAAGGCTACAGTGCCAACCATGCCCCCTTTTTTGCCAGTTTCGAGGCCAGGAGCAGGATGGCCCTGGAAGCCGGGGCAAACCGCATCGTACCCATTGAAGGCCTACACCACCGACTGACCATGGCCTACACCGTCCCCATAAGGATTGCTATGATGATCCAGGATGGAGTTACTGATTATGTTGACGCGGCTGAAGTTAATCCCAAAAAAATAAAAAGATATGCATCTGGCTTTATCAAAAAAGGAATATTCAGTGGCATTCCCCGCAGTCTACCCAACCGGAATGTGATCAGGTGGTATGCAGTGAATGAATTTCTCTACCAGCGTTTCGGTAAAAAGATGAAATTTCACTTTATACAGGAAGGAAAAGTTGATGGTGAAAAGATCTCTGGCAGATTGATACGCAGAGAAATCCTGGAAAACAATCTACAGATACCTGGAAGTGTGAACAAAGTTTTACCCGAATCAACAGTGCGTATTTTAGAAGAAGAAATAGAAAAAGGTGAAATCCCAGGAACAAGGAACCTTGACGTTCTCCTGAAGCGTTTAAACACCAGTTCCCGTCATCAACTCCTGAACACTGCCCATTTAAATGCAGCTGCTGTGGAACATATCATCCAGGGTCGATGGTACCAGGCAGAAAATCAGGTTTGGGCCTCCCTGCGCCAGGCTGGTTACGGTCCAGTGCTTAGTCGGCTGGCACTTAGCTGCGTGGAGGAAGATGTAACACGCAAAGAGATCTACGAACTTATTAAAAACTACGAAAAACAGGGAATCATACCCCCTGACCAGACCATGGAACGTGTTATTGAACGGGATTGGTATGTTGCCTCTATGGTTGAGAAGGGACTGACCAGTTCAGAAGCCCATGAAAAGTTCCAGGAAGGATCCAGAACCAGAGATGAACCCCTCTACAGTTTTGATGCTGGCTTGCACTTGAGGAGTTTTGAATTGTCCTCTTTAAATGAGGGGATGGAAGCACATCTTTATGTGGATAAGAGAGGTGTCCTGGCATGTGAGTTAAAACCCCCTGGCCGTAAAGTGAAAAGCCCTCTCAAGTTACCTGGAAAAATGGCCACATACTTGCGATTGTTGGTGGATTCACAGATTATTCCACTTCAAGGTGAACTTGTAAAGAGAAAAAGAGGGTTTAGAATTAGATTAAAAGTAGGGTAA
- a CDS encoding NAD(P)-dependent oxidoreductase, producing MKVGFIGFGEVASTLSRGLLDQGVEVLTCVEGRSPKTVDLAKSAGVELLLTFQEVVESSDVLLSTVVPDQAVHVAKEVGKNFKGVYADLNNVSPSTVKEALSYVSPGKTTDAAMMGGIKNGLKTPIIASGPGAEIFAELNQYGMNIEVIGLEIGQASALKMLRSAYTKGVSALLFETLYAAYQMDVDEVLLGYLNQTEGPFFQESATSRIKSSAFHAKRRAQEMDEVLEFLSYYEDPLMIRAACEFFHLLPARTGIIRKKPADYREMFREVDYKGE from the coding sequence ATCAACCTTATCAAGGGGACTATTAGATCAGGGTGTCGAAGTTTTAACCTGTGTTGAGGGAAGAAGTCCTAAAACAGTGGATCTGGCAAAATCAGCAGGTGTTGAATTACTTCTAACTTTTCAAGAGGTTGTTGAATCTTCAGATGTCTTGTTATCCACAGTAGTCCCTGATCAGGCAGTTCACGTGGCAAAAGAAGTTGGCAAAAATTTTAAAGGAGTTTATGCGGATTTAAATAACGTATCACCATCCACGGTTAAAGAAGCCCTTAGTTACGTTAGCCCTGGTAAAACCACTGACGCTGCCATGATGGGTGGTATAAAAAACGGATTAAAAACACCCATAATAGCATCAGGTCCCGGTGCAGAGATTTTTGCTGAACTTAACCAGTATGGTATGAATATTGAGGTCATTGGTCTGGAGATAGGTCAGGCATCTGCTTTGAAAATGCTTCGCAGTGCATACACTAAGGGTGTTTCTGCCCTCCTTTTTGAGACGCTCTACGCAGCTTACCAGATGGATGTTGATGAAGTTCTTTTAGGCTATTTAAATCAAACTGAAGGGCCGTTTTTCCAGGAATCAGCCACTTCCCGCATTAAAAGTAGTGCTTTCCATGCTAAAAGGCGTGCGCAGGAGATGGACGAGGTTTTGGAGTTCTTATCATATTATGAGGATCCTCTGATGATACGTGCCGCTTGTGAGTTCTTCCACCTACTGCCTGCTAGAACTGGGATAATAAGGAAAAAACCCGCAGATTATCGGGAAATGTTTCGAGAAGTTGATTATAAAGGCGAATAG
- a CDS encoding glutamate decarboxylase, with protein sequence MLSEKRDLGKMKKSEREYTTTYGSRYFSESIPKYEIPEEGMPAKAAYQLINEELNLDGNPVLNLASFVTTWMEPEADQLIMGSVGKNYVDNDEYPQTSKIQDRVVNMLARLFNAPQDCKCVGTATIGSSEAIMLGLLAHKWTWRKRREKEGKPTDKPNIVMGADVHTVWEKFAKYFDVELKLIPLKDDVYTISAEDVAQEIDENTIAVGAVIGTTFTGQMDPIKEINDVLVEIKKSKGWDIPMHVDGASGGFVAPFIFPDMEWDFRLEQVKSINASGHKYGLVYPGVGWVIFKDKSDLPDDLIFDINYLGGLMPNYSLNFSKGSNTIIAQYYNLIRLGKKGYADIMKNMFKNTLYLANELKKSGKFELINKNIIIPLVAVTLKDADYSVFQVSDKLREKGWIVPAYTLPKDAEDVAVLRIVVKENFGRDLVEMFLADLMEVCDKLEKEGVKDVKDHENPTLLY encoded by the coding sequence ATGTTATCTGAAAAGAGAGATCTGGGGAAGATGAAAAAATCTGAGAGGGAGTATACTACCACCTACGGAAGCCGATACTTCAGTGAAAGCATCCCAAAATATGAGATCCCTGAAGAGGGCATGCCTGCAAAAGCCGCATATCAACTCATAAATGAAGAATTGAATTTGGATGGGAATCCAGTTTTAAATCTGGCCAGTTTTGTAACAACTTGGATGGAGCCCGAAGCAGACCAGCTAATCATGGGCAGTGTGGGTAAAAACTATGTGGATAACGATGAATACCCTCAAACTTCCAAAATCCAGGATAGGGTGGTTAACATGCTCGCACGGTTGTTTAATGCTCCTCAGGACTGCAAGTGTGTGGGAACAGCAACCATAGGATCATCAGAGGCTATTATGCTTGGACTTTTAGCCCATAAATGGACCTGGAGGAAACGTAGGGAGAAGGAAGGTAAGCCAACTGACAAACCTAACATTGTGATGGGGGCAGATGTGCACACGGTATGGGAGAAGTTTGCCAAATATTTTGATGTAGAATTAAAGCTCATTCCACTAAAAGATGATGTTTATACCATAAGTGCAGAGGATGTGGCTCAAGAAATTGATGAAAACACCATAGCCGTGGGTGCAGTGATTGGAACCACTTTCACCGGCCAAATGGATCCTATTAAAGAAATAAATGACGTGTTAGTTGAAATAAAAAAATCTAAAGGCTGGGACATTCCCATGCATGTTGATGGTGCCAGTGGAGGGTTTGTAGCGCCATTCATCTTTCCGGATATGGAATGGGATTTCAGACTGGAACAGGTGAAATCCATCAATGCATCGGGACATAAATATGGTTTAGTATACCCTGGAGTAGGATGGGTGATCTTTAAAGACAAATCAGACTTACCTGATGATTTAATCTTTGACATTAACTATTTAGGTGGATTAATGCCAAATTACTCCCTTAACTTCTCCAAGGGGAGTAACACCATAATCGCCCAGTACTATAATCTCATCAGACTGGGTAAAAAGGGTTATGCTGACATAATGAAGAACATGTTCAAAAACACATTATATCTAGCCAATGAACTTAAAAAATCAGGCAAATTTGAACTTATAAATAAAAATATAATTATACCCTTGGTGGCAGTGACATTAAAAGATGCGGATTACTCAGTATTCCAAGTATCCGACAAACTCAGGGAAAAAGGATGGATAGTACCTGCCTACACCCTTCCTAAGGATGCAGAGGATGTTGCAGTTTTGCGAATAGTTGTTAAAGAGAATTTTGGCAGGGACTTGGTTGAAATGTTCTTAGCAGATTTAATGGAAGTCTGTGATAAACTGGAAAAAGAAGGAGTTAAAGATGTTAAAGACCATGAAAACCCAACACTCCTGTATTGA